The following coding sequences lie in one uncultured Bacteroides sp. genomic window:
- a CDS encoding IS4 family transposase has protein sequence MVRRSTLAEANKRRSQEFFANVYSMLLEQYGPFLADSRSRKEQKDWERLLFMMDSTTISLFDNILKGVGRHPKSGKKKGGLKVHTVMRYVVGVPMVVQLTSAAKHDHYLLKEVHLPQNATLAMDRAYIDYAQFQRLTEEGVCYVTKMKKSLIYKVLKSTTYVNSKGLVTHTDQHIIFEKGDLRHTSRRVELWSKNKKKSAVLLTNNFELSVEDIEEIYKRRWAIETLYKQLKQNFPLHFFYGESVNAIEVQTWVVLIANLLCTIMQHKLKRHCSFSNLVTMARLMLMYYVDFIAFLEKPEKDWEYILQKANYEPPNVDPALEFVFD, from the coding sequence ATGGTTAGGCGTAGTACTCTGGCAGAAGCAAATAAAAGACGGTCTCAGGAGTTTTTTGCCAACGTCTATTCTATGCTGTTGGAACAATATGGGCCTTTTTTAGCGGACAGCCGCTCACGGAAAGAACAGAAAGATTGGGAACGACTGCTTTTTATGATGGATTCTACGACAATCAGCCTGTTTGACAATATTCTTAAGGGCGTTGGTCGTCATCCAAAAAGCGGAAAGAAGAAAGGCGGTCTGAAAGTCCACACGGTAATGCGCTATGTAGTAGGTGTCCCTATGGTTGTTCAACTGACATCCGCAGCCAAACACGACCATTATCTGCTCAAAGAGGTTCATTTGCCTCAAAATGCCACTCTTGCTATGGATCGTGCCTATATTGACTATGCACAATTCCAACGATTGACAGAAGAGGGTGTCTGCTATGTTACAAAAATGAAGAAGAGCCTGATATACAAAGTGTTGAAATCCACCACTTATGTCAATTCTAAAGGTTTGGTAACGCATACCGACCAGCATATCATCTTTGAAAAAGGAGACTTGCGACATACTTCCAGGCGAGTAGAGTTATGGAGCAAGAATAAAAAGAAATCCGCGGTATTGCTAACCAATAATTTCGAACTATCTGTTGAGGATATTGAAGAAATTTACAAGCGGAGATGGGCTATTGAAACGTTATACAAACAGCTCAAACAGAACTTTCCGCTACATTTCTTCTATGGTGAGAGTGTCAATGCCATAGAAGTGCAAACATGGGTAGTTCTCATTGCTAATTTACTGTGTACAATCATGCAACATAAACTTAAAAGACACTGTTCTTTCTCTAATTTAGTTACCATGGCTAGACTTATGCTAATGTATTATGTCGATTTTATAGCTTTTCTTGAAAAACCCGAAAAGGATTGGGAATATATTCTTCAGAAAGCCAATTATGAGCCTCCAAATGTTGACCCCGCATTAGAATTTGTTTTTGATTAG
- the dnaG gene encoding DNA primase, whose amino-acid sequence MIDQATIDRILDATQIVDVVSEFVTLRKRGVNYVGLCPFHNEKTPSFSVSPTKGLCKCFSCGKGGNAVHFIMEHEQLSYYEALKYLAKKYNIEIKERELSNEEKQAQNNRESMFIVNSFARNYFQDILINHIDGKSIGMAYFRQRGFRDDTIKKFQLGFSTDARDALAQEGQKKGYRKDFLLKTGLCYERDDHSLSDRFRGRVIFPVHTLSGKVVAFGGRILNADKKIAKYVNSPESEIYHKSNELYGIYFAKQAIVKQDRCFLVEGYTDVISMHQSGVENVVASSGTSLTSGQIRLIHRFTNNITVIYDGDMAGIKASIRGIDMLLEEGMSIKVVLLPDGDDPDSFARKHNATDFQAYITANEVDFIRFKANLLIDEAGKDPMKRAELIADIVKSISVIPEAIVRSVYIRECSQLLRIEEKLLQIEMGKLIEKQNEKTNKSAYNDVPPAYIPEDVVPEEVYQSFIPEEGKEGSEFYEYERLIMSALVRYGEKIMCNMTTEEGKEVPVTVIEYVTNDLKQDELNFHNPLHRKILSEAGMHLKDNNFICERYFIAHPDPFISKLAAELSSDRDQLSKYHTKGQHIVTDDERLHELVPSLMTSFKNAIIEEELKHIMYALQDPENSKSEEKYTAIIKRYMNVQRIRDIMAKRLGDRVVLRK is encoded by the coding sequence ATGATAGATCAAGCCACTATAGATAGAATATTAGATGCGACACAAATAGTTGATGTAGTATCTGAGTTTGTTACGTTACGTAAACGAGGCGTAAACTACGTGGGACTCTGTCCATTTCATAATGAAAAGACCCCCTCATTCAGCGTTTCCCCCACAAAAGGATTATGCAAATGCTTCAGCTGTGGCAAAGGTGGAAATGCTGTACATTTTATCATGGAGCACGAACAGCTTTCATACTATGAAGCATTAAAATATCTTGCAAAGAAATACAACATTGAAATAAAAGAAAGGGAGCTAAGCAACGAAGAGAAACAAGCACAAAACAATCGCGAAAGCATGTTCATCGTTAACAGCTTTGCACGTAATTATTTCCAGGATATTCTAATAAATCATATAGATGGAAAGTCTATAGGCATGGCTTACTTCAGACAAAGAGGATTTCGTGATGATACAATAAAAAAATTCCAACTTGGATTCAGCACAGACGCACGTGATGCACTAGCACAAGAAGGACAAAAAAAAGGATACAGAAAAGACTTTTTGTTAAAAACAGGTTTGTGTTATGAACGGGATGACCATTCACTAAGTGATCGTTTCAGAGGCAGAGTTATATTTCCTGTACACACACTCTCTGGAAAGGTTGTAGCTTTTGGCGGACGTATTCTAAATGCGGATAAAAAGATCGCCAAATATGTGAATTCACCTGAATCTGAAATATATCACAAAAGTAATGAACTCTATGGCATTTATTTTGCTAAGCAAGCCATTGTAAAACAAGACCGGTGTTTCTTAGTAGAAGGTTATACTGATGTTATCTCTATGCACCAATCCGGTGTGGAAAACGTTGTTGCCTCTTCGGGAACCTCTTTAACCTCAGGTCAGATTAGATTAATCCACCGCTTTACTAATAATATCACAGTCATTTATGATGGAGATATGGCCGGAATCAAGGCATCGATACGTGGTATTGATATGTTATTAGAAGAGGGTATGAGCATTAAAGTTGTCTTATTACCCGACGGCGATGACCCTGATTCATTTGCACGCAAGCATAATGCAACCGATTTTCAGGCTTATATTACTGCAAATGAAGTTGATTTTATCCGGTTTAAGGCTAATTTACTGATCGATGAAGCTGGGAAAGACCCTATGAAACGTGCCGAGTTAATAGCAGATATCGTTAAAAGTATATCTGTTATTCCAGAAGCCATTGTCAGATCAGTATATATCCGGGAATGTAGCCAGCTATTAAGAATTGAAGAGAAATTACTCCAGATTGAAATGGGGAAATTAATTGAAAAGCAAAATGAAAAGACAAACAAGTCAGCTTACAATGACGTCCCCCCCGCCTATATTCCAGAAGATGTAGTTCCAGAAGAAGTATATCAGTCTTTTATTCCTGAAGAAGGCAAAGAAGGAAGCGAATTTTATGAATACGAGCGTCTTATTATGAGCGCACTTGTAAGATACGGCGAGAAAATTATGTGTAATATGACAACCGAAGAAGGAAAAGAAGTCCCTGTTACTGTCATCGAATATGTTACCAACGACTTAAAACAAGACGAACTGAATTTTCATAATCCACTCCATCGAAAGATTCTTTCTGAAGCAGGAATGCATTTAAAAGATAATAATTTTATCTGCGAGAGGTATTTTATTGCACATCCAGATCCATTTATCAGCAAGTTAGCAGCAGAACTTTCGAGTGACCGCGACCAACTAAGTAAATATCACACCAAAGGGCAACATATTGTAACAGATGATGAACGATTACACGAATTAGTGCCTTCTCTTATGACAAGTTTTAAGAATGCCATTATTGAGGAGGAACTAAAACACATAATGTATGCACTTCAAGATCCTGAGAATAGCAAATCTGAAGAAAAATATACGGCCATAATAAAACGCTATATGAATGTACAAAGAATACGTGATATAATGGCCAAAAGACTTGGCGATAGAGTCGTTCTAAGAAAATAA
- the folE gene encoding GTP cyclohydrolase I FolE, with the protein MMNKEEALMLQIEELKKNYKKILELIGEDVNREGLLKTPERVAKAMLTLTRGYEEDPHEVLRSAKFKEDYNQMVIVKDIDFFSLCEHHMLPFYGKVHVAYIPNGYITGLSKIARVVDIFSHRLQVQERMTLQIKECIQNTLNPLGVMVVVEAKHMCMQMRGVEKQNAITTTSDFSGAFKNATTRSEFMDLIAHK; encoded by the coding sequence ATGATGAACAAGGAAGAGGCTTTGATGCTTCAAATTGAAGAGTTAAAGAAAAACTATAAAAAGATACTTGAGCTGATAGGAGAAGATGTAAATCGTGAGGGGTTGCTGAAAACTCCTGAACGGGTGGCTAAAGCCATGCTTACACTAACCAGGGGGTATGAAGAAGATCCACATGAAGTGCTTCGATCAGCAAAATTTAAAGAGGATTATAATCAAATGGTGATAGTCAAGGATATTGATTTCTTCTCTTTATGTGAACATCATATGCTTCCTTTTTACGGTAAAGTTCATGTTGCTTATATTCCAAACGGTTATATTACAGGATTGAGTAAAATTGCTCGTGTGGTGGATATCTTTTCTCATCGGTTACAGGTACAGGAACGAATGACTCTTCAAATAAAGGAGTGTATACAGAATACGCTGAATCCTTTAGGCGTGATGGTTGTTGTTGAAGCAAAGCATATGTGTATGCAAATGCGTGGCGTGGAAAAACAAAATGCGATTACTACTACATCAGATTTTTCAGGAGCCTTTAAGAATGCCACAACTCGTAGTGAGTTCATGGATCTGATAGCTCATAAATAG
- a CDS encoding SPOR domain-containing protein, with protein MKPYLFCLLLLCCSFASLKIQAQDNIIKSLERHETGCGTVIIHQDRRLDALLGGKYTNKGNAGETKVLKESGCRVQIYAGSDSRDSKSAAYEMEEQVKTLFPELPVYTIFKSPRWLCQVGDYKTIEEAYAMMRKMKQAGVFNEISIVKTQIIIPL; from the coding sequence ATGAAGCCATATCTTTTTTGTTTACTGCTATTATGTTGCAGCTTTGCCTCTTTGAAGATTCAGGCACAGGATAACATTATTAAAAGCTTGGAACGGCATGAAACTGGTTGTGGTACAGTAATCATTCATCAGGACAGACGGTTGGATGCTTTACTAGGTGGGAAGTATACAAATAAGGGAAATGCAGGAGAGACTAAAGTTCTTAAGGAATCTGGTTGTCGAGTTCAGATTTATGCCGGAAGTGATTCTCGCGATTCCAAGAGTGCTGCGTATGAAATGGAAGAACAGGTGAAAACTCTTTTTCCGGAACTGCCGGTCTACACAATTTTTAAATCACCACGTTGGCTATGTCAGGTGGGGGATTATAAAACAATAGAGGAGGCGTATGCAATGATGAGAAAAATGAAACAAGCCGGAGTCTTTAATGAGATTTCTATTGTCAAAACACAAATTATTATACCTTTATAA
- a CDS encoding BT_3928 family protein, translating to METKKQQNRILSVWVNLCRFVLGIVFVFSGFVKAVDPLGSSYKIKDYAEAFGLSSLVPGFLPLLFAIFLDTFEFSIGGFLFFGIRKKTCTTLALLMMLVMTPLTFYLAIKNPVSDCGCFGDALVLTNWQTFGKNVVLLVTAISCFMWKDRIVRLVSEKSQWLIALYTVFFGLILSVYCYRNLPILDFRPYRIGTSIPQGMVIPEGAKKRVYENSFTLEKNGIKKEFSLENYPDSTWKFIDSRTVLKEKGYEPPIHDFSITEVETGEDITDRVLSDKGYTFLLIAHRIEEADDNDIDLINEIYDYCVENGYTFYCLTSSLDSQIGQWRDKTGAEYPFGFTDDITLKTIIRSNPGLVLIKNGMILNKWHHSNLPDEYALSGKLDKIELGKQKPVNDAHTVILVVLWYLIPLLLVLGLDILVIKRLEKKKRRNLINPLKNKKMRKNIVAGNWKMNKSLAEGLALAKELNEVLANEKPNCDVIIGTPFIHLASVAAAIDTNKIGVAAQNCADKESGAYTGEVSAAMVASTGAKYVILGHSERRAYYHETAETLKEKVALALANGLTPIFCIGEVLEEREAGKQNEVVFAQLSSSLFDLSAENFSKIILAYEPVWAIGTGKTATADQAQEIHAYIRSTIVEKYGKEVADNTSILYGGSCKASNAKELFANPDVDGGLIGGASLKAADFKGIIDAFNA from the coding sequence TTGGAGACAAAGAAACAGCAAAATAGAATTCTGAGTGTTTGGGTAAATCTTTGTAGATTTGTCCTTGGCATTGTATTTGTTTTCTCAGGATTTGTGAAAGCAGTGGATCCTCTTGGCTCTTCTTATAAGATTAAGGATTATGCTGAAGCTTTTGGATTAAGCTCCTTAGTGCCGGGTTTTCTCCCATTGCTGTTTGCTATCTTTCTTGATACTTTTGAGTTTTCAATAGGTGGATTTCTTTTCTTCGGAATCCGAAAAAAAACATGTACCACACTGGCTCTTTTGATGATGCTGGTCATGACTCCTTTGACTTTTTACCTTGCTATTAAAAATCCGGTTTCAGATTGTGGGTGTTTTGGAGATGCATTGGTGTTAACAAATTGGCAGACCTTTGGTAAAAATGTAGTGTTGCTTGTTACTGCTATTTCTTGTTTTATGTGGAAAGACAGGATTGTCCGGTTAGTTAGCGAGAAATCGCAATGGTTGATTGCTTTGTATACTGTATTTTTTGGATTAATTCTCTCTGTTTACTGTTACCGGAACTTGCCTATCCTGGATTTTCGCCCTTACAGAATAGGAACCAGTATTCCTCAAGGTATGGTAATCCCTGAAGGAGCGAAAAAAAGAGTTTATGAGAATTCCTTTACACTTGAGAAGAATGGAATAAAAAAAGAATTTTCACTGGAAAACTACCCGGATAGTACCTGGAAGTTTATTGACTCTCGGACAGTGTTGAAAGAAAAAGGATATGAACCTCCTATTCATGATTTTTCCATTACAGAAGTGGAAACAGGAGAGGATATTACTGATCGGGTACTGAGTGATAAAGGTTATACTTTTCTATTGATTGCACATCGGATTGAAGAAGCTGATGATAATGATATTGATCTGATCAATGAGATCTATGATTACTGTGTGGAAAATGGGTATACTTTTTATTGTCTGACCTCTTCGTTAGATAGTCAGATAGGGCAATGGAGAGATAAAACCGGAGCTGAGTATCCTTTTGGTTTCACTGATGATATTACTTTAAAAACAATAATTCGCTCCAATCCAGGACTAGTCCTGATTAAGAATGGAATGATTCTGAATAAATGGCATCATTCAAATTTACCGGATGAGTATGCTCTTTCAGGAAAACTGGATAAAATAGAACTAGGAAAGCAGAAGCCGGTTAATGATGCACACACTGTGATTTTGGTTGTATTATGGTATTTGATCCCTTTATTGCTCGTGTTGGGACTTGATATATTAGTTATTAAACGTTTGGAAAAAAAGAAAAGAAGGAATTTAATTAACCCTTTAAAAAATAAAAAAATGAGAAAAAACATTGTTGCAGGTAACTGGAAAATGAACAAGAGCCTTGCTGAAGGATTAGCATTGGCAAAAGAGTTAAACGAAGTATTGGCTAACGAAAAGCCTAATTGTGATGTAATTATTGGTACTCCTTTTATTCATCTTGCATCTGTAGCTGCTGCTATTGATACAAATAAGATTGGAGTTGCAGCTCAAAACTGTGCAGACAAAGAATCTGGAGCTTATACAGGTGAAGTTTCTGCTGCTATGGTTGCTTCTACAGGTGCTAAATATGTAATTCTTGGCCACTCAGAACGTCGTGCTTACTATCACGAAACTGCTGAAACCCTGAAAGAAAAAGTAGCTTTGGCTTTAGCTAACGGATTAACTCCAATCTTCTGTATTGGTGAAGTTCTTGAAGAACGTGAAGCTGGAAAACAAAATGAAGTTGTGTTTGCTCAGTTGTCAAGCTCTCTGTTTGACTTATCTGCTGAGAATTTCTCTAAAATTATTCTAGCTTACGAACCAGTATGGGCTATTGGAACAGGCAAGACTGCTACTGCAGATCAAGCTCAGGAAATCCATGCTTATATCCGTTCTACAATCGTAGAAAAATATGGCAAAGAAGTTGCTGATAACACTTCTATCTTGTATGGAGGTAGCTGTAAAGCTTCCAATGCAAAAGAATTATTTGCAAATCCTGATGTAGATGGTGGTCTTATTGGTGGTGCTTCATTGAAGGCTGCTGATTTCAAAGGCATCATAGATGCTTTTAATGCATAA
- a CDS encoding DUF1599 domain-containing protein → MKDTKQQFEHVIAICRDLFSKKLHDYGPAWRILRPASVTDQIFIKANRIRSIETKGLSLIDEGIRSEFIAIVNYGIIGLIQLELGYAESADISVDEALALYDKYADSALELMLAKNHDYDEAWRSMRVTSYTDLILMKIYRTKQIESLSGQTLVSEGVDANYMDMINYSVFGLIKIEFGDKETAK, encoded by the coding sequence ATGAAAGATACTAAACAACAATTTGAACACGTAATAGCTATCTGTCGTGATTTATTTTCGAAAAAACTTCATGATTATGGACCTGCATGGCGAATCTTGCGTCCGGCTTCTGTTACAGATCAGATTTTTATCAAGGCAAACAGGATCCGTTCCATAGAAACGAAAGGGCTCTCACTGATAGATGAGGGTATTAGGTCTGAATTTATTGCCATTGTAAATTATGGAATTATTGGATTGATTCAGTTGGAATTGGGATATGCAGAATCTGCTGATATTAGTGTAGATGAAGCTTTAGCTCTTTATGATAAATATGCTGATTCTGCACTGGAATTGATGCTGGCTAAAAATCATGATTATGATGAGGCCTGGAGATCTATGAGAGTTACATCTTATACGGATCTTATACTGATGAAAATTTACAGAACTAAGCAGATAGAAAGTTTGTCCGGACAAACTTTAGTTTCAGAAGGCGTAGATGCAAATTACATGGATATGATTAATTATTCAGTATTTGGCTTGATCAAAATAGAGTTTGGAGACAAAGAAACAGCAAAATAG
- a CDS encoding M23 family metallopeptidase, giving the protein MNFICIKTMLVAAAAMVSLSSFSQDLLARQAPIDRKLKSVDSLALQRQIRAEQAAYPAFSLYPSWNTEYAHVYGRNTIVPETFTFDLRGFCMPTPSRKITSPFGPRWRRMHNGLDIKVEIGDTIRAAFEGKVRVVKYEAKGYGNYIVIRHNNGLETVYGHLSKQLVTPDQVVKAGEIIGLGGNTGHSTGSHLHFETRFLGIAINPALMFDFPNQDVVADSYTFRKSEDRMGSTAFASAKSNDVERIIKYHKVHRGDTLSKVAKIRGVSVSKLCELNGLTKRAKLKPGQVLRCS; this is encoded by the coding sequence ATGAATTTTATTTGTATTAAAACAATGTTAGTAGCGGCAGCCGCAATGGTAAGCTTGAGTTCTTTTTCTCAGGATCTTCTTGCGCGTCAGGCTCCTATCGACAGAAAATTGAAAAGTGTAGATTCCTTAGCACTGCAGAGACAGATAAGAGCTGAACAAGCTGCTTATCCTGCTTTCAGCTTATATCCAAGCTGGAATACTGAGTATGCGCATGTCTATGGAAGAAACACAATAGTACCCGAAACTTTTACATTTGATTTAAGAGGTTTCTGTATGCCTACTCCGAGCAGAAAGATAACTTCTCCTTTCGGTCCCCGTTGGAGAAGAATGCATAACGGACTGGATATTAAAGTGGAAATAGGTGATACTATCCGTGCTGCGTTTGAGGGTAAAGTGCGTGTGGTAAAATATGAAGCTAAAGGGTATGGAAACTATATCGTAATTCGCCATAATAACGGACTTGAGACTGTTTATGGACACCTTTCAAAACAATTGGTGACACCGGATCAGGTTGTGAAAGCCGGCGAGATTATCGGATTAGGTGGCAACACCGGACATTCTACGGGTTCTCACCTTCATTTTGAAACTCGTTTCTTAGGAATTGCGATTAATCCGGCTTTGATGTTCGACTTTCCAAATCAGGATGTTGTAGCTGATTCATATACTTTCAGAAAATCTGAAGATCGAATGGGATCAACAGCATTTGCATCTGCGAAGTCTAATGATGTTGAGAGAATAATCAAATACCATAAAGTACATAGAGGCGATACTCTTTCAAAGGTTGCTAAAATTAGAGGTGTATCGGTTAGTAAGCTATGTGAACTAAACGGACTTACTAAGAGAGCTAAACTTAAACCGGGGCAAGTATTACGCTGTTCATAG
- the ndk gene encoding nucleoside-diphosphate kinase encodes MEKTLVILKPCTLQRGLVGEITTRFERKGLRLAGMKMIQLTDEILSEHYSHLSTKEFFQRVKDSMMTAPVIVCCFEGVDAIQVVRTLAGPTNGRLAAPGTIRGDFSMSFQENIVHASDSPETAKAELNRFFKPDELFAYKQATFDYLYACDEF; translated from the coding sequence ATGGAAAAAACCTTGGTCATATTAAAGCCTTGTACTCTTCAAAGAGGGTTGGTTGGTGAGATAACCACGCGTTTTGAACGTAAAGGTTTGCGATTGGCAGGAATGAAAATGATTCAATTAACTGATGAAATTCTTAGTGAGCATTATTCCCATCTCAGCACAAAGGAATTCTTTCAGCGTGTGAAAGATTCTATGATGACAGCTCCTGTTATTGTATGTTGCTTTGAAGGTGTGGATGCAATTCAAGTAGTTCGTACGTTGGCGGGTCCAACTAATGGACGTCTGGCTGCTCCCGGAACAATCAGAGGTGATTTTAGCATGAGCTTTCAGGAAAATATCGTTCATGCGTCTGATTCACCCGAAACTGCGAAAGCAGAGCTAAACCGATTTTTTAAACCCGATGAACTCTTCGCGTACAAACAGGCTACATTTGATTATTTGTATGCTTGCGACGAGTTTTAA
- the recG gene encoding ATP-dependent DNA helicase RecG yields MFDITTRDIKYLPGVGPQKAAILNKELEIFSMHDLLYYFPYKYVDRSRLYYVHEIDGTMPYIQFKGQILGFETFGEGRQRRLVAHFSDSTGVVDLVWFQGIKYITGKYKVREEYIVFGKPTVYGGRINIAHPDIDNASDLTLSSMGLQPYYNTTEKMKRSFLNSNALQKLVETAFLQIQSPLPETLNQTILSKHHLMSLSDALRNIHFPKNPELLRKAQTRLKFEELFYVQLNILKYSKERQKKYRGYVFEHVGKVFNDFYSNNLPFELTGAQKRVVKEIRNDVGCGKQMNRLLQGDVGSGKTLVALMSMLIAIDNGYQACLMAPTEILANQHTETIKELLFGLNIHVELLTGSVKGKKREKVLNDLITGDINILIGTHAVIEDNVTFSKLGLVVIDEQHRFGVAQRAKLWQKSVYPPHILVMTATPIPRTLAMTLYGDLDVSVIDELPPGRKPIATMHQFDNRRESLYSSIHKQIAEGRQIYIVYPLIKESEKIDLKNLEEGYLHVCEAFPQYKVSKLHGKMKSAEKDAEMQRFVNGETQIMVATTVIEVGVNVPNASVMLIENAERFGLSQLHQLRGRVGRGADQSYCILVTNYKLSEETRKRLEIMVRTNDGFEIAEADLKLRGPGDLEGTQQSGIAFDLKIADLARDGQLLQYVRNIAQEIVDSDPDGINPENEVLWRQLKSLRKTNVSWASIS; encoded by the coding sequence ATGTTTGATATAACTACACGAGATATAAAATATTTGCCCGGAGTAGGGCCTCAAAAAGCTGCAATCCTGAATAAAGAGCTGGAAATTTTTTCTATGCACGATCTGCTTTATTATTTCCCTTATAAATATGTGGATAGAAGCAGACTGTATTATGTGCATGAGATTGACGGAACGATGCCCTACATTCAGTTCAAAGGACAGATTCTGGGATTTGAAACTTTTGGTGAAGGAAGGCAAAGAAGGCTGGTGGCTCATTTCTCTGATAGCACTGGTGTGGTAGATTTAGTCTGGTTTCAGGGAATTAAGTATATTACTGGTAAGTATAAAGTCCGCGAGGAATATATTGTGTTTGGTAAACCCACAGTTTATGGTGGGCGAATCAACATTGCGCATCCTGATATTGACAATGCTTCGGATCTGACATTATCCTCTATGGGATTGCAGCCCTACTATAACACGACGGAGAAGATGAAGCGTAGTTTCCTCAATTCAAATGCTTTACAAAAGCTTGTTGAGACTGCATTTTTGCAGATCCAATCACCATTGCCGGAAACTCTTAACCAGACCATTCTTTCTAAACATCATTTAATGTCGCTCAGCGATGCGCTGCGGAATATACATTTCCCCAAAAATCCGGAGTTATTGCGTAAGGCACAAACACGTCTCAAATTTGAGGAACTGTTTTATGTGCAGTTAAACATCTTAAAATATAGTAAGGAAAGGCAGAAAAAGTATCGTGGCTATGTGTTTGAACATGTTGGTAAGGTGTTCAATGATTTCTATTCTAATAATCTTCCGTTTGAACTGACCGGAGCACAGAAGCGGGTTGTTAAGGAGATACGTAACGATGTGGGGTGTGGCAAGCAGATGAACAGACTTTTGCAGGGAGATGTGGGCAGTGGTAAAACACTGGTTGCACTAATGAGTATGCTTATTGCTATTGATAATGGCTATCAGGCTTGCCTGATGGCTCCCACGGAGATTCTTGCGAACCAGCATACCGAAACAATCAAGGAACTACTCTTTGGACTGAATATACATGTGGAATTGCTGACAGGATCTGTTAAAGGTAAAAAACGAGAGAAGGTATTAAATGATCTGATTACGGGAGATATTAATATATTAATAGGCACACATGCAGTTATTGAAGATAATGTAACCTTTTCTAAATTAGGATTGGTGGTGATTGATGAACAACACCGCTTTGGGGTAGCCCAACGAGCTAAATTATGGCAGAAAAGCGTTTATCCGCCTCATATTCTGGTGATGACTGCAACTCCAATTCCCCGAACGCTTGCTATGACTCTCTACGGTGACCTTGATGTTTCTGTTATAGACGAACTTCCTCCCGGACGGAAACCGATAGCCACAATGCATCAGTTTGATAATCGGAGAGAAAGTCTTTATTCTTCCATACACAAACAAATAGCAGAAGGTCGCCAGATTTATATTGTTTATCCGTTGATAAAGGAAAGTGAAAAAATAGATCTGAAAAACCTGGAAGAGGGTTATCTGCATGTTTGTGAGGCTTTTCCTCAGTATAAAGTAAGCAAATTGCACGGGAAGATGAAATCGGCAGAAAAAGATGCCGAGATGCAGCGTTTTGTCAACGGTGAAACACAAATTATGGTGGCTACTACAGTTATTGAGGTAGGAGTGAATGTACCTAATGCTTCGGTTATGTTGATTGAAAATGCAGAAAGATTCGGGCTTTCTCAGTTGCATCAGTTACGCGGGAGGGTAGGAAGAGGTGCTGATCAGTCGTATTGCATTCTGGTTACGAATTATAAACTGTCGGAAGAAACACGCAAACGATTAGAAATAATGGTTCGCACCAATGATGGTTTTGAAATAGCGGAAGCGGATTTAAAATTGCGTGGTCCTGGAGATCTTGAAGGAACACAGCAAAGTGGAATAGCTTTCGACCTGAAGATTGCAGATCTTGCCCGTGACGGACAACTCTTGCAATATGTACGAAATATTGCACAGGAGATTGTTGATAGTGACCCTGATGGTATTAACCCGGAAAATGAAGTGCTGTGGAGACAGCTTAAGAGTTTACGTAAAACCAATGTAAGCTGGGCGTCAATCAGTTGA
- a CDS encoding 2-C-methyl-D-erythritol 4-phosphate cytidylyltransferase produces the protein MKKQLIIVAGGKGLRMGGEIPKQFLPVNGKPVLMLTLETFHRFDSEMKIILVLPREQQAYWKGLCENCHFEIPYLLADGGETRFLSVKNGLSLADDDGLIGVHDGVRPFVSQEVIARCFDIAFSKAAVIPVIDVVETIRKLDGEQSETVDRNNYKLVQTPQVFTTSLLKCAYRQEYSPCFTDDASVVEAMGIKVTLVPGNRENIKITTPFDMIIANALANV, from the coding sequence ATGAAAAAACAATTAATCATAGTAGCAGGTGGAAAAGGCCTGCGTATGGGAGGGGAAATTCCGAAACAATTTCTTCCGGTCAATGGTAAACCTGTACTGATGCTGACCCTGGAGACATTTCATCGTTTTGACTCCGAAATGAAGATTATACTTGTTCTTCCTAGGGAACAACAAGCTTATTGGAAGGGATTGTGCGAGAATTGTCACTTTGAAATTCCTTATTTGTTGGCTGATGGAGGCGAGACTCGTTTCCTTTCGGTGAAAAACGGACTGTCTCTGGCTGACGATGATGGGTTGATTGGCGTTCATGATGGTGTTCGTCCGTTTGTCTCTCAGGAGGTGATTGCTCGTTGTTTTGATATAGCTTTCTCCAAAGCTGCTGTCATTCCAGTAATTGATGTTGTGGAAACAATACGTAAACTGGACGGTGAACAAAGTGAGACTGTGGACCGAAATAACTATAAGCTTGTGCAAACACCGCAAGTATTTACTACCTCTTTGCTAAAATGCGCCTATAGACAGGAATATTCGCCGTGTTTTACGGATGATGCCTCAGTGGTAGAGGCAATGGGAATTAAGGTGACGTTGGTTCCGGGAAATAGAGAAAATATAAAGATTACCACTCCGTTTGATATGATAATAGCCAATGCTTTAGCGAATGTTTGA